In one window of Oscillospiraceae bacterium DNA:
- a CDS encoding DUF2344 domain-containing protein — protein MLSVRCTKFQRMMKMNNIKKDIRIRFKKTGPMRFISHLDLNRTMARAFRRAGLPIAYSEGFNPRPKLVFGLNLSIGAESECEVLDTQITEEMEYEDIMKALNDTLPAGLEVYYVKRPVMPLKTIGTCDYEITIPCPSDISERANEVFTPPVMILKQTKSSEAVTDISENIKHINASYADGILTINARLTSGNNDYLNPEYVVKVIAEKVDINVLSADYRIMRKEIYNTDNSVFR, from the coding sequence ATGCTCAGCGTCAGATGCACAAAATTTCAAAGGATGATGAAGATGAATAACATAAAAAAAGATATAAGAATACGTTTTAAGAAAACAGGCCCCATGAGATTTATATCTCATCTTGATCTCAACCGCACAATGGCGAGGGCTTTCCGACGTGCAGGCTTGCCAATAGCGTACAGTGAGGGCTTCAATCCCCGTCCCAAGCTGGTATTCGGTCTCAACCTCAGTATCGGTGCCGAAAGCGAATGTGAAGTTCTTGACACACAGATTACCGAAGAAATGGAATACGAGGACATAATGAAAGCACTGAACGACACTCTTCCCGCCGGTCTTGAAGTGTATTACGTAAAGCGTCCCGTTATGCCTCTTAAGACCATAGGCACCTGCGATTATGAAATTACCATTCCCTGCCCTTCGGACATAAGTGAACGGGCGAATGAGGTCTTTACACCCCCTGTGATGATACTCAAACAAACCAAATCCAGCGAGGCTGTTACGGATATTTCGGAAAACATAAAACACATTAACGCAAGCTACGCCGACGGAATACTTACGATTAACGCACGTCTCACCTCGGGAAACAATGATTACCTCAATCCTGAATATGTAGTAAAGGTCATTGCAGAGAAAGTGGATATCAACGTTTTATCCGCCGATTACCGCATAATGCGAAAAGAAATATACAATACCGACAATTCTGTTTTCAGATGA